From a region of the Pseudanabaena sp. ABRG5-3 genome:
- a CDS encoding ATP-binding protein encodes MAVDYKRFFKATDPSKTLLADSDEDKKYYIDFSTVRGGKVVEDLKDNISLFSDGQPTCQLFTGHIGCGKSTEILQLKQQLEAEGFHVVYFESSQDMEMGDVDLSDILLAIARRVIESLEAVKVKTEAKGFRAMLNGAVKILQTEIELSAEADVPGVGKIEASTNGEFSLSLGIGKLSAKTKDSPDMRSKLRGYMEPKTNGLLDLVNQEILIPAIADLKKLGKEGIVVIVDNLDRVDDSPKPWGRPQTEYLFVDRADQLRKLQCHVVYTMPLALRFSRDYGTLVAKFMTDPIVLPMVPVVRRDNTPHEEGIALLRQMVLSRAFPDSPPTERLKAVGEVFDSIDTLDRLCFASGGHVRNIMRLLNDALRKQRGLPVTLDILEDTVRKRRNELVLSIDDDEWKLLRQVNATKKVVGDTGYQTLIRSMYVYEYQDEHGSWFEVNPVLATAQEFAKS; translated from the coding sequence ATGGCTGTAGATTATAAGAGATTCTTTAAGGCGACCGATCCGAGTAAAACCTTGCTAGCGGATAGCGACGAAGATAAGAAGTACTACATTGACTTCTCAACTGTGCGTGGTGGCAAAGTTGTTGAAGATTTGAAGGACAACATTTCACTATTCTCGGATGGACAACCTACCTGTCAACTATTTACAGGGCATATTGGTTGTGGTAAATCTACAGAAATATTGCAACTCAAGCAACAGTTGGAAGCAGAAGGCTTTCATGTTGTGTACTTTGAATCAAGTCAAGACATGGAAATGGGGGATGTCGATTTGAGCGATATTCTACTGGCGATCGCAAGGCGTGTCATTGAGAGTCTCGAAGCCGTTAAGGTCAAGACCGAAGCGAAGGGATTTCGCGCAATGCTCAATGGGGCGGTAAAAATCTTGCAAACTGAGATTGAACTCTCTGCCGAAGCTGATGTCCCCGGAGTTGGCAAAATTGAAGCGAGTACCAATGGCGAGTTTTCCCTATCCTTAGGCATTGGTAAACTCTCTGCCAAAACTAAAGATAGCCCCGATATGCGGAGCAAATTGCGTGGCTATATGGAGCCAAAAACCAATGGTTTGCTCGATTTAGTTAATCAAGAAATTTTAATACCTGCGATCGCCGATCTCAAGAAACTAGGCAAAGAAGGTATTGTCGTCATTGTGGATAACCTTGATCGCGTTGATGACTCACCAAAGCCTTGGGGGAGACCACAAACTGAATATTTATTTGTTGATCGTGCTGATCAACTTCGCAAGTTGCAATGCCACGTAGTTTATACGATGCCCCTTGCTTTGCGGTTTTCACGGGACTATGGCACACTTGTTGCCAAGTTTATGACCGATCCGATTGTTTTACCCATGGTTCCTGTGGTACGTCGCGATAACACCCCCCATGAAGAGGGAATTGCGTTGTTGCGACAAATGGTTTTATCCAGAGCTTTTCCCGACAGTCCACCCACTGAGCGTTTGAAAGCTGTTGGCGAAGTCTTTGACAGTATCGATACATTGGATCGTTTATGTTTCGCCAGTGGTGGTCATGTGCGGAATATTATGCGGTTATTGAATGATGCTCTCCGCAAACAGCGTGGTCTACCTGTTACCCTTGACATTCTAGAAGATACAGTTCGGAAACGTCGTAATGAGCTAGTTCTCTCTATTGATGATGATGAATGGAAGTTGCTCCGACAGGTTAACGCAACGAAGAAAGTTGTAGGTGATACTGGCTACCAAACTTTGATTAGAAGTATGTATGTTTATGAATATCAAGATGAGCATGGATCTTGGTTTGAAGTAAATCCTGTGCTGGCTACGGCTCAAGAGTTTGCTAAGTCTTAA
- a CDS encoding eIF2A-related protein produces the protein MSKVTNAHNRAEEDTTAINISPEVELALQQLTSQLDIYQNELVNSFSISPEIEDALQELSLLLDIYDGTFTLLLARCNYVNLRDRAIARLAEIVSTKIRQVRLEPTNKSIYHTIQNTTPAMRDGNLPAVMVVGLEANENVEALIKGLNQIREEFRKNCLYPIVLWINDDVMKQMIKVAPDFESWTTTIEFAIASEDLIDSLTAGTESLFHLSLSANLIDPSYSLGRISHLGGIYLSELGVALRDLHNQNQKIEPSLQAGLDFIRGMNTRDFAQALSYLQASYQYWQSIENDERQGLLLYQIGRRRYHLTKLEKHSHEENWRLVEQLFRQSLASFEKAERPDLMTHCYLQLQRTLHHLQSWSELRLISQQALEIHQIHGNVSHLASDYGFLAEAALEEKHWDAAIEYAKEAITLLANVPTNLHWLYSLYLCYLAQAHIQLGNRDEALTHLIEAKQRDHCGHPRMYIRILNELRDLYFSQGKYLEAFQTKQERCAIEQRYGYRAFIGAGQLQSGLEEHSSFAEKAHKTSISPEIHASGRKQDLDELIKRISEPRYKMIVLHGNSGVGKSSFVNAGLMPALQQSSFGGRDVIPISMRVYTSWEQELTYHLVEAIQLLQIDTAPLSSFTYSDKLHQDLILDLLVEQLRWNEAHNLRTVLIFDQFEEFFFVHKHSLSNRLRFFEFIGGLLSDFQYLSSIKVVLSLREDFIHCLLECNRVKGMSAIDNDILSKNVLYPMGNFSSAAAHATIETLTERAQFYLEPQLIDILVDDLKNEQDEVRPIELQIVGAQMQQDRISTIQQYQKLGSNPKEKLVQRYLDNVVYDCGKENYRLTNLLLYLLTDEQGTRPLKTYAELERSLQQLNTEFRDQNQAGMELDTRFDMTVEEEAEIESSKIELVLKILIGSGLVVLIPENAADRCQLVHDYLAVVIRKSQAPEIQKLQKELEQTQGELRQTVRQLEGSLKNSQAIADSLRINSLLDGHLVDLDELAKIIHKAQQWLPDIEAIASENRWQLSSTIYRAIYDVKEKNRLQGHEEGVWIAEFSPDGSQIVTGGLDKVIKLWQIDGQEIAQINWHTGAIRSATFSPDGQMILSSSNDKTLALWNLKGDRLQTFGGHTGTVWSAKFSPNGELIVSGSADQTIKLWKLDGTEICTITGHRGDVRTVLFSPNGKWIISGGADKTIMIWSLDGTIVQSIKGHNADIRSMSISPCGTLIASGSGDNVLKLWHLTQDAANSESSDSAIAIEEVFSIQAHSSAIRSVSFSPDGTTLASGSADKQIKIWDLYGRELQIFKGHDEAVRSVSFSTDGKSLISASLDCTARLWQIDSRAQQVLHGHVAAVRSIAFSPDGQHIASGSLDDQIKIWDLEGNELQTIVGDNDILSVSFSPDGKSLLVGSGDSAISLWSIHGNQHQLQRTFTGHSTAVWSIDFSADGQKIVSGSSDKSVKLWKVDGTELATLKGHKSTVWTVRFSPDGNAIASGSGDDTIKLWNLDGTELQTLRGHRSAVWSVCFSPDGEYLVSGSGDSTIKLWNLEGQLIQTFRGHEAGIWTVSFSPDGRSIISSSSDNTIKLWSLDGKTLQTLKCPDSTPISLCFRPDGSGFASGHGDNVIRLWNLNLSDLINQGVEWLQNYLSYNANVSQEYRNLIGKQ, from the coding sequence ATGTCTAAAGTTACCAACGCTCACAATCGAGCAGAAGAAGATACAACTGCGATTAATATTTCACCAGAAGTAGAACTTGCCCTTCAGCAATTAACATCGCAGCTTGATATTTATCAAAATGAATTAGTCAATTCCTTTAGTATTTCTCCTGAAATTGAAGATGCCCTTCAGGAATTGTCTTTACTGTTGGATATTTATGATGGCACTTTCACGCTCTTGCTCGCTCGCTGTAATTACGTCAATCTCCGCGATCGCGCGATCGCTAGATTAGCAGAAATTGTATCAACCAAAATTCGCCAAGTGCGTTTAGAGCCTACCAATAAATCAATTTATCACACCATTCAAAACACCACTCCCGCTATGCGAGACGGTAACTTACCTGCGGTGATGGTGGTGGGATTAGAAGCCAATGAAAATGTAGAAGCTTTGATCAAGGGGCTAAACCAGATTCGGGAAGAGTTTCGGAAAAACTGCCTATATCCAATTGTTCTATGGATCAATGATGATGTAATGAAGCAAATGATCAAGGTTGCTCCTGATTTTGAAAGCTGGACAACCACGATTGAATTTGCGATCGCCAGTGAAGATCTCATTGATTCTCTGACTGCGGGAACGGAATCTTTATTCCATCTTTCTCTGAGTGCGAATCTCATCGATCCTAGTTATAGCCTCGGACGAATCTCGCATTTAGGTGGTATTTATCTCTCAGAACTGGGTGTTGCCCTGCGCGATCTGCACAATCAGAATCAGAAAATTGAGCCATCACTGCAAGCGGGGTTAGACTTCATTCGCGGCATGAATACTAGGGATTTTGCTCAAGCATTGTCATATCTACAAGCAAGTTATCAATATTGGCAATCAATTGAAAACGATGAGCGGCAAGGACTATTGCTTTATCAAATTGGACGGCGGCGTTACCATCTCACCAAACTCGAAAAACATTCCCATGAAGAAAATTGGCGATTGGTCGAGCAGTTATTTAGGCAGAGTTTAGCCAGTTTTGAGAAAGCCGAGCGTCCTGATTTGATGACCCATTGCTACTTACAGTTGCAGCGTACTTTACATCATCTGCAATCATGGTCAGAACTGCGATTAATTTCACAACAAGCCTTAGAAATTCATCAAATTCACGGTAATGTTAGTCATCTTGCCTCTGATTATGGTTTTTTGGCGGAGGCTGCCCTCGAAGAGAAGCATTGGGATGCGGCAATTGAGTATGCTAAAGAGGCGATCACTTTACTGGCTAATGTGCCAACAAACCTGCATTGGCTATATAGCTTGTACTTGTGCTATCTTGCCCAAGCGCATATTCAACTCGGTAATCGTGATGAAGCCCTGACGCACTTAATTGAAGCAAAGCAAAGAGATCACTGTGGTCATCCGAGGATGTATATTCGGATTTTAAATGAATTACGAGACCTGTATTTCTCTCAGGGAAAATATTTAGAGGCATTTCAAACTAAGCAAGAGCGCTGTGCGATCGAACAACGCTATGGCTATCGCGCCTTCATCGGGGCAGGACAATTGCAGTCTGGACTAGAGGAGCATTCTAGTTTTGCCGAAAAAGCTCATAAGACCAGCATTTCTCCAGAAATTCATGCTTCAGGTCGCAAACAGGATCTCGATGAACTCATCAAGAGAATTAGTGAACCACGTTACAAAATGATAGTGCTGCATGGCAATTCGGGAGTGGGGAAAAGCTCATTTGTGAATGCAGGGCTAATGCCAGCCTTGCAGCAATCTTCCTTTGGTGGACGTGATGTGATTCCGATTTCTATGCGTGTTTATACCAGTTGGGAGCAAGAACTGACCTATCATTTAGTGGAAGCTATCCAATTACTACAAATTGATACAGCTCCTTTAAGTAGCTTTACTTATAGCGATAAATTACATCAAGATCTCATCCTCGATCTCTTGGTTGAACAACTGCGTTGGAATGAAGCCCATAACCTGCGTACAGTCTTGATTTTTGATCAGTTTGAAGAATTTTTCTTTGTTCATAAACATAGCTTAAGCAATCGCCTCCGCTTTTTTGAGTTTATTGGAGGATTACTTAGTGATTTTCAGTATTTATCATCAATTAAAGTGGTTTTATCTCTCCGCGAAGACTTTATCCATTGTTTGCTAGAGTGCAATCGTGTCAAGGGTATGAGTGCGATCGACAACGATATTCTCAGCAAAAATGTTCTTTATCCCATGGGGAATTTCTCTTCTGCGGCAGCACATGCCACTATTGAGACTTTGACAGAGAGAGCGCAGTTTTATCTGGAACCGCAACTGATCGATATTTTGGTGGATGATCTTAAAAATGAACAGGATGAAGTGCGTCCTATTGAGTTACAGATTGTCGGCGCTCAAATGCAGCAGGATCGCATTAGCACCATTCAACAATATCAAAAATTAGGTAGTAATCCTAAAGAAAAGCTAGTACAGCGATATCTGGATAATGTAGTCTATGACTGTGGTAAAGAGAATTATCGCTTAACCAATTTGCTGCTGTATTTACTAACTGATGAACAGGGAACTAGACCTCTAAAAACCTATGCCGAATTAGAGCGAAGTCTTCAGCAATTGAACACAGAATTTCGCGATCAAAATCAAGCTGGTATGGAATTAGATACTAGATTTGATATGACAGTTGAAGAAGAGGCGGAAATTGAAAGTTCTAAAATAGAACTAGTCCTCAAAATCTTGATTGGTTCAGGCTTGGTGGTGTTAATTCCTGAGAATGCTGCCGATCGCTGTCAGTTAGTTCATGATTATCTCGCCGTCGTAATTCGTAAATCTCAAGCCCCTGAAATTCAAAAACTGCAAAAAGAGCTAGAACAAACCCAAGGGGAACTGCGCCAAACTGTCCGTCAACTGGAAGGGTCTCTCAAAAACTCTCAAGCGATCGCTGATAGCTTACGCATTAATAGTCTCCTTGATGGTCATCTTGTGGATCTTGATGAGTTAGCCAAAATCATCCACAAGGCGCAACAGTGGCTACCCGACATTGAGGCGATCGCTAGTGAAAACCGATGGCAGTTAAGCAGCACTATTTATCGGGCAATTTACGATGTTAAGGAAAAAAATCGACTCCAAGGACATGAGGAAGGAGTCTGGATTGCGGAATTTAGTCCTGATGGTTCCCAAATTGTGACGGGTGGTTTAGACAAAGTAATTAAGCTATGGCAGATTGATGGACAAGAAATAGCGCAAATTAACTGGCATACAGGTGCGATTCGCAGTGCCACTTTTAGCCCTGATGGACAAATGATCTTGTCGAGCAGTAATGATAAAACACTCGCTCTCTGGAACCTCAAAGGCGATCGCCTACAAACTTTTGGAGGACATACTGGTACGGTTTGGAGTGCAAAGTTTAGTCCCAATGGGGAGCTGATTGTGTCAGGTAGTGCTGATCAAACCATTAAACTCTGGAAATTGGATGGTACAGAAATCTGCACAATCACAGGACACCGAGGAGATGTTCGCACAGTTTTATTTAGCCCCAATGGGAAATGGATTATCTCAGGTGGTGCGGATAAAACAATTATGATCTGGAGTCTTGATGGCACAATTGTCCAAAGTATCAAAGGACATAACGCTGATATTCGCAGCATGAGCATTAGTCCTTGCGGCACATTAATCGCCTCAGGTAGTGGTGATAATGTTCTCAAACTGTGGCATCTTACCCAAGATGCTGCCAATTCTGAATCTAGTGATTCTGCGATCGCGATCGAGGAAGTATTTTCGATTCAAGCCCATTCCAGTGCGATTCGTAGCGTTAGTTTTAGTCCCGATGGCACAACCCTAGCCTCAGGTAGTGCCGATAAGCAAATTAAAATCTGGGATCTTTACGGGAGAGAACTGCAAATTTTTAAAGGGCATGACGAAGCTGTGCGATCGGTCAGCTTCAGTACTGATGGCAAAAGTTTGATTTCTGCGAGTCTCGATTGCACCGCACGCCTCTGGCAAATTGACAGCCGTGCCCAGCAGGTCTTGCATGGACATGTTGCGGCAGTGAGGAGCATTGCCTTTAGCCCCGATGGTCAACATATTGCCTCAGGTAGCCTTGACGATCAAATTAAAATCTGGGATTTAGAAGGTAATGAACTGCAAACTATTGTTGGTGATAACGATATTCTCAGTGTTAGTTTTAGTCCTGATGGCAAGAGCCTATTAGTGGGTAGCGGTGATAGTGCCATTTCTTTGTGGTCAATTCATGGAAATCAACACCAACTGCAACGGACATTTACAGGACATAGTACGGCAGTCTGGTCTATAGACTTTAGCGCTGATGGTCAAAAAATTGTCTCTGGCAGCAGTGACAAGTCGGTGAAATTATGGAAAGTGGATGGAACCGAACTGGCGACTCTCAAGGGGCATAAATCAACGGTTTGGACGGTGCGATTTAGTCCCGATGGTAATGCGATCGCTTCAGGTAGTGGTGACGACACAATCAAACTATGGAATCTTGATGGTACAGAACTACAAACTCTACGGGGTCATCGGAGTGCTGTTTGGAGCGTTTGTTTTAGTCCTGATGGTGAATATCTCGTATCAGGTAGTGGTGATAGTACGATCAAGCTATGGAATCTTGAAGGTCAATTAATCCAAACCTTTAGAGGTCATGAGGCGGGCATCTGGACAGTTAGTTTTAGCCCCGATGGACGCAGTATTATTTCGAGTAGCAGTGATAATACAATTAAGCTATGGAGTCTTGATGGAAAGACATTACAAACCCTAAAATGTCCAGATAGTACTCCGATAAGTCTGTGTTTTCGCCCCGATGGGTCTGGTTTTGCATCAGGGCATGGTGATAATGTCATTAGGTTATGGAATCTTAATCTATCCGACCTCATTAACCAAGGTGTTGAGTGGCTACAGAACTATCTAAGTTACAACGCGAATGTCAGTCAAGAATATCGCAATTTGATCGGCAAACAGTAA
- a CDS encoding adenylate/guanylate cyclase domain-containing protein, with the protein MIQPVTTWEEKTHIVIHGSQDAMQIPLVNAYSWTLGRGSENDIPLSDKCASRNHAMFQIVGENNYFLIDLGSRNGSFVNGRRVTIPVSLKNGDRITLGETNIEFYCPETITVPDAGASPSEETTDAVATAMLHKRQLITVLVVDIRDFTKLTQQMDEHILSEAIGTWFRRAGEIIDRYGSWVDKYIGDAVMTVWIHDTEKSLDTVATQDMLKVYRALHELYEMSNELNQQFDLPFKLRVGAGVNTGYAMVGQMGTSEHPDYTALGDTVNAAFRLESSTKQLGLDVAIGSTTYSHTPYAAVLLPLKQYSVELKGYSAPTVTYAGTFSELGEYIKKLDAE; encoded by the coding sequence GTGATTCAGCCTGTCACAACTTGGGAAGAGAAAACACACATCGTAATTCACGGATCTCAAGATGCGATGCAGATTCCTCTAGTGAATGCGTATTCTTGGACATTAGGACGAGGATCGGAAAATGATATCCCTCTGTCCGATAAATGTGCATCACGTAACCATGCGATGTTTCAAATTGTTGGAGAGAATAACTATTTTTTAATCGATCTGGGTAGTCGTAACGGCTCCTTCGTCAATGGGCGCAGGGTGACTATTCCTGTCAGTCTAAAAAATGGCGATCGCATTACATTGGGAGAAACCAATATAGAATTTTATTGTCCTGAAACTATAACCGTACCTGATGCGGGTGCATCTCCAAGTGAAGAAACTACTGATGCAGTGGCAACAGCCATGCTGCATAAACGGCAACTGATCACCGTCTTAGTAGTTGATATTCGCGACTTCACTAAGCTAACTCAACAAATGGATGAACATATTCTTTCAGAAGCGATCGGTACATGGTTTCGACGGGCAGGGGAAATTATTGATCGCTATGGTAGTTGGGTAGATAAATATATTGGCGATGCTGTGATGACAGTTTGGATTCACGACACCGAGAAAAGCCTAGATACAGTTGCCACCCAAGATATGCTCAAGGTCTACCGCGCGCTCCATGAACTATATGAAATGAGTAATGAACTTAATCAACAATTTGATTTGCCATTTAAATTACGTGTTGGGGCAGGGGTAAATACGGGATATGCAATGGTGGGGCAAATGGGAACGAGCGAGCATCCCGACTATACCGCTTTAGGCGATACGGTGAATGCGGCCTTTCGCTTAGAGTCCTCAACTAAACAATTAGGATTAGATGTCGCGATCGGTTCCACGACCTATAGCCATACACCCTATGCAGCAGTATTACTGCCTCTCAAGCAATATTCTGTAGAACTAAAAGGCTATAGCGCTCCAACAGTCACCTATGCTGGTACTTTCAGCGAACTAGGTGAGTATATCAAAAAGCTAGATGCAGAATAG
- a CDS encoding efflux RND transporter periplasmic adaptor subunit, protein MQTTVSKKQEQKEARRLKNAWKNPWIVVVLVVVLLGGGFTVFRALTSSNQSTNSANDKTELVESKSLALKIKASGSVVPIETVNLSPKQAGKLVELLVEQGARVAKGQVIARMDNANLVPQLYQAQANAAAIEANLAKLRNGNRPEDVAAAQARVESARGRLEAARSRLALNSMRTSRYRNLQAEGAISRDRLDEVLTDDRSTQADLLTAEANLAEATRQFEQSRNGSRAEDIAQAEAQLAQAIAGIRIIEVQIEDTIIRAPFAGVITQKYANAGAFVTPTTSASSTNSSTSTSIVAIANGLEIIAKVPEVDISQIKIGQEVEIVADAFPSEVFKGKVRLIAPEAIIEQNVTSFQVRVTLETGKDKLQSGMNTDLRFIGQRIDNALVVPTVAIVTQEGKTGLLIADEKGKPKFQPVTVGTTVDNQTQILSGAKVGDRVFVKSPETKAKP, encoded by the coding sequence ATGCAAACTACCGTTTCCAAGAAACAAGAACAAAAAGAAGCCCGTAGACTCAAAAATGCTTGGAAAAATCCTTGGATCGTTGTGGTCTTAGTTGTGGTTTTACTAGGTGGTGGCTTTACTGTTTTTAGAGCGTTGACCAGCTCTAATCAAAGTACAAATTCAGCTAATGACAAAACTGAACTAGTAGAATCTAAATCTTTAGCTCTCAAAATTAAAGCTAGTGGTTCGGTTGTCCCAATTGAAACTGTTAACCTCAGTCCTAAACAAGCAGGAAAGTTAGTTGAGTTATTAGTCGAGCAGGGGGCAAGGGTAGCGAAGGGACAGGTAATTGCAAGGATGGATAATGCCAACTTAGTTCCCCAACTCTATCAGGCTCAAGCTAATGCTGCGGCTATTGAGGCTAATTTAGCGAAATTACGCAATGGTAACCGTCCTGAAGATGTGGCGGCGGCTCAGGCAAGAGTTGAGTCAGCGAGGGGACGATTGGAAGCGGCCCGATCGCGCTTAGCCTTAAATAGTATGCGTACTTCGCGTTATCGCAATTTACAGGCTGAGGGTGCGATTTCCCGCGATCGCCTTGATGAGGTTTTAACGGATGATCGTAGTACTCAAGCAGATTTGCTCACTGCCGAAGCCAATCTTGCTGAAGCTACCCGTCAGTTTGAGCAGTCCCGTAATGGTAGCCGTGCCGAAGATATTGCCCAAGCCGAAGCGCAACTTGCTCAAGCGATCGCGGGGATCAGAATTATTGAGGTGCAAATTGAAGACACCATCATCCGCGCTCCATTTGCAGGGGTTATTACTCAAAAATATGCCAATGCGGGAGCCTTTGTTACTCCGACCACTAGCGCTTCTTCCACCAATTCATCGACCTCTACTTCGATTGTGGCGATCGCTAATGGTTTAGAGATTATTGCTAAGGTTCCTGAAGTGGATATTTCGCAAATTAAAATTGGTCAAGAAGTGGAAATAGTTGCCGATGCCTTTCCATCGGAAGTTTTTAAAGGCAAAGTACGCTTGATTGCACCTGAAGCGATTATTGAACAAAATGTGACTTCTTTCCAAGTGCGTGTCACTTTAGAAACTGGCAAAGATAAATTGCAATCGGGAATGAATACAGATTTGCGCTTTATTGGTCAAAGAATCGATAATGCGCTAGTTGTGCCGACAGTAGCGATCGTCACTCAAGAAGGTAAAACGGGCTTACTCATTGCCGATGAAAAGGGGAAACCGAAATTCCAACCTGTGACCGTTGGCACAACTGTAGATAATCAAACTCAAATTTTAAGTGGTGCGAAAGTAGGCGATCGCGTATTTGTGAAATCACCAGAAACAAAGGCTAAGCCTTAG
- a CDS encoding CobW family GTP-binding protein: MSIASAQVPATVLTGFLGAGKTTLLNHILTAEHGKKVAVIVNEFGEVGIDQQLVIGADEEIFEMNNGCICCTVRGDLIRIIGNLMRRRNKFDHLLIETTGLADPGPVVQTFFMDEDIHRQVALDAVVTVVDAKHVQQHWGDREVLEQIGFADVILLNKTDLVTPEELEELEAKIKHLNVLARVDRVQLNQTNTEDIESSINKVLNVGGFDLERILEKNPEFLAAQLADDHDHEHEHEHEHKHDHEHKHDHEHKHDHHEHHHHIHDEEVGSISILEAGEVNPYKFQAWISELLRTQGQDIFRSKGIINLAGSEERLVFQGVHMQFDATRDRPWKDNELRKNQLVFIGRHLDDEKLRDGFRLCLV; encoded by the coding sequence ATGAGCATCGCATCCGCACAAGTCCCCGCTACCGTCCTGACTGGCTTTCTTGGTGCAGGCAAAACTACTTTACTCAATCACATTCTTACGGCTGAGCATGGTAAAAAAGTCGCTGTCATCGTTAATGAATTTGGCGAGGTAGGCATCGATCAGCAATTAGTTATCGGTGCTGACGAAGAAATCTTTGAGATGAACAATGGTTGTATTTGCTGCACCGTGCGTGGTGATCTAATTCGGATTATTGGCAACCTGATGCGCCGCCGCAACAAATTCGATCATCTCTTAATCGAGACTACAGGCTTAGCCGATCCAGGTCCTGTTGTGCAGACCTTTTTTATGGATGAGGATATTCATCGGCAAGTGGCTCTAGATGCGGTTGTCACAGTAGTTGATGCTAAGCATGTCCAACAACATTGGGGCGATCGCGAAGTTCTCGAACAAATTGGCTTTGCGGATGTGATTTTGCTGAATAAGACTGATCTTGTCACTCCTGAGGAGCTAGAGGAACTAGAAGCAAAAATCAAACATCTAAACGTTCTAGCTAGAGTCGATCGCGTTCAGTTAAATCAAACTAATACTGAGGATATTGAGAGCAGTATCAATAAAGTTCTCAATGTTGGTGGTTTTGACCTTGAGCGAATTCTCGAAAAAAATCCCGAATTTCTCGCTGCTCAATTAGCAGATGATCATGACCACGAACACGAACATGAACATGAACACAAGCATGATCACGAACACAAGCATGATCACGAACACAAGCATGATCATCACGAGCATCATCACCATATCCATGATGAAGAGGTTGGTTCGATCAGTATTTTGGAAGCAGGCGAAGTAAATCCATACAAATTCCAAGCATGGATTAGTGAACTATTAAGAACCCAAGGTCAAGATATTTTCCGTTCTAAGGGAATTATTAATCTTGCTGGTTCTGAAGAGCGTCTGGTATTTCAAGGGGTACATATGCAGTTTGACGCAACTCGCGATCGCCCTTGGAAAGACAATGAACTCCGCAAGAATCAATTAGTATTCATCGGCAGACATCTTGATGATGAAAAACTCCGCGATGGTTTCCGTTTGTGCTTAGTGTAG
- the thiS gene encoding sulfur carrier protein ThiS — translation MITLQVNGDDRTCEPNLTMIELLKYLGLNPRLVAVEYNGEILHRQLWENTIIQNHDRLEIVTIVGGG, via the coding sequence ATGATTACGTTGCAAGTAAATGGTGATGATCGCACATGTGAGCCAAATCTCACCATGATCGAATTGCTGAAATATTTAGGACTAAATCCGCGCTTAGTAGCTGTGGAGTACAATGGCGAGATCTTACATCGTCAGCTCTGGGAAAACACAATTATCCAAAACCACGATCGTCTAGAAATCGTCACCATTGTTGGTGGTGGTTAA